A region from the Eublepharis macularius isolate TG4126 chromosome 13, MPM_Emac_v1.0, whole genome shotgun sequence genome encodes:
- the LOC129340960 gene encoding LOW QUALITY PROTEIN: apelin receptor-like (The sequence of the model RefSeq protein was modified relative to this genomic sequence to represent the inferred CDS: inserted 2 bases in 1 codon), with product MSRKHVCSVKGAILSPSPTLQRCSPPDWRLRGWDAPSLGLAPPGQRGRCLGPSLSALPXPGAAAEARLCLRSGAPEGLGGGRSMEPRPQYEGLDYDYEGAPPGNWSDGAVGALGCHWEEAETDWEVSFSLLPVLYMLVFVLGLSGNGLVIFTVWRGPRTKRRSADTYIGNLALADLAFVVTLPLWAVYTALRFHWPFGSALCKLSSYLVLLNMFASAFCLGCLSFERYLAIVHALPRSAGRPASARPRASTLLSLAALWLLAGLLALPALLLRDTRPGRPRDNATAAGIECDMDFSSVAASPAEEDHWLAALSLATTALGFALPLLLMTLCYCCIGATVSRHFQQHVRKEEGRQRRRLLRIIVTLVAVFAACWLPFHLLKSLYVLNWVGLLPLPCALQELIPRLHPYATCLAYINSCLNPFLYAFFDGRFRAQCLLLLGLRKALRGQAGSVSSTLSGQTQKSEVPSLGTKV from the exons AGATGCTCCCCACCGGACTGGAGGCTAAGGGGCTGGGATGCGCCCAGCCTGGGGCTAGCCCCGCCCGGCCAGCGGGGGCGGTGTCTCGGCCCCTCTTTAAGCGCTCTCCC CCCGGGGGCTGCCGCAGAAGCTCGCCTCTGCCTGCGTTCGGGTGCTCCGGAGGGCCTCGGGGGCGGCCGCAGCATGGAACCGCGTCCCCAGTACGAGGGCTTGGACTACGACTACGAGGGGGCGCCCCCGGGCAACTGGAGCGACGGCGCCGTCGGGGCGCTGGGCTGCCACTGGGAAGAGGCCGAGACGGACTGGGAGGTGTCCTTCTCGCTGCTGCCCGTGCTCTACATGCTGGTCTTCGTGCTGGGGCTGTCGGGCAACGGCCTGGTGATCTTCACGGTGTGGCGGGGCCCGCGGACCAAGCGGCGCTCGGCGGACACGTACATCGGCAACCTGGCGCTGGCCGACCTGGCCTTCGTGGTGACGCTGCCGCTGTGGGCCGTCTACACGGCGCTGCGCTTCCACTGGCCCTTCGGCTCGGCTCTCTGCAAGCTGAGCAGCTACCTGGTGCTGCTCAACATGTTCGCCTCGGCCTTCTGCCTGGGCTGCCTGAGCTTCGAGCGCTACCTGGCGATCGTGCACGCCCTGCCGCGCTCGGCGGGCCGGCCGGCGTCGGCGCGGCCCCGGGCCTCCACGCTGCTCTCGCTGGCCGCCCTCTGGCTGCTGGCCGGCCTGCTGGCGCTGCCGGCGCTGCTGCTGCGCGACACGCGCCCCGGCCGGCCCCGCGACAACGCCACGGCCGCCGGCATCGAGTGCGACATGGACTTCAGCAGCGTGGCCGCCAGCCCGGCCGAGGAGGACCACTGGCTGGCGGCGCTGAGCCTGGCCACCACGGCGCTGGGCTTCGCGCTGCCGCTGCTTCTCATGACGCTCTGCTACTGCTGCATCGGCGCCACCGTCAGCCGCCACTTCCAGCAGCACGTGCGCAAGGAGGAGGGCCGGCAGCGGCGCCGCCTGCTGCGCATCATCGTCACGCTGGTGGCCGTCTTCGCCGCCTGCTGGCTGCCCTTCCACCTGCTCAAGAGCCTCTACGTGCTCAACTGGGTGGGCCTGCTGCCGCTGCCCTGCGCCCTGCAGGAGCTCATCCCGCGCCTGCACCCCTACGCCACCTGCCTGGCCTACATCAACAGCTGCCTCAACCCCTTCCTCTACGCCTTCTTCGACGGCCGCTTCCGCGCCCAGTGCCTGCTCCTGCTCGGCCTGCGCAAGGCGCTGCGCGGCCAGGCAGGCTCCGTCTCCTCCACGCTCAGCGGGCAGACCCAGAAGTCCGAGGTGCCTTCCTTGGGCACGAAGGTGTAG